GCCAGGTATTAAACCACACTGGATATATTTTTTTGTTTAATATATCTCTTGTCATACCCATCATTGATGTTTTTCCAGAACCCCAATCGCCTTGTATAGCAATTGTTAATGGGGTGCTGCATTTGTTTATAAAAGCAGCCAAGCCCTCAATATAGGGCTTTACGCCAAGAGTATCTTCATCAGCCGGCAGATCTGTCATTGCTACTATTTTTGCCATCTTTGCTCTTTAAAAAATATCTAATTTTTCGTTTATTTTTTTTATCATTTCGTTTTGCCTATTTTTTAATTCATCTGGATTCCATGGCGTATAGAATTGATAAATTCTTTGAGTTGATTCAAAACAAGTCCTAAGGCCATCTTTATTTTGATAAATTTCCATTTTTTCAGAGAATGATTTGTTACTAGCTTGAATATTTTTTCTACCATAAAGTAAAGTCAAGTTTCCTAGTTTATAAATAGAATCTTTTCTTTCTTCATCAGTAAATTCTTGTGGGTTTTTCTTGGGTTTTCTTTGTGGCAGGATATGTTCTACTTGAAGTTTTCTATTGATTTTAATCTCATTTGGAGAGATATCATCGGTTGCAAAATATTCCAATAAAATTAAAATAGGCTTTAGCCATTTTCGATCTTTTATATCATTTTTTAAAATTTCCTTATAAGTTGTAGTTCTTTGGTAATTGTCTAAATTTTCTTTTATTAGATCTTTAAAATCTTTTATTTTATAGTTTTCTTGTTTTTGATAGAATTTGCAATGTTTATAGAAGTTTGTTTTATGCTAGCAGCATTTCCACCAGCAATCCAATTTTGATAATACCAAGCAACTAAAATTTCCAAAAGTTTATCAAATTCTTTGTATTCGTGAAGTTTTGCAGTAGTTAAAATAAGTCTATAATAAATAGAATGATTTAGATATTTAAGTAGATAAAAGTATCTATTTTTGAGTTCATAAATTTTTAAATAGCTATCTGAAAATTTTTTGATATTTCCAATAACCTTTGATATATCTTTATTTTCAATATAACCCATAAGTTCCTCATCGTATCTTCTCGATGTATTTTTTCCACGAAGATAGATTGTGTAAATTATTAACATATCATTTATGTTTTGATCTATTTTTTCTAGTTCGCGAGAAATATTTCCCCAATTGTGTAATCTCAAGTTTAGTATCTTTGTTTGTGGTTTTTGAAATTAGATTTGCTTTTAAAATATCACTGGGAAAAAGTTTAAGACCACGATCATTTAAGACTAAAAATATTTTAATAGCTGTATTTTGATTGGCGCAAGTTATTTGATTAAATTTTATATTATAATATAACCATTTTATAAATATATTTAAATCTTTTATTTCTTTTATAAATTCATGTTGCATTATAAATGTTTTATTTTTCCAATAGTTATTTTCTTCTTTTTTTGATGCTGAGTATTGTTCTAAAATACTTTTAAAATCAGTATGATGATTGTTGTTTAACCAAATTCTGAAGTAAGGATCTTTCGATTCTTTTGATTTTATAGTAAGATTTAATAAATTTCTAGACTCTTCATTCATTCTATTACTATTAGAATAAAGATCTTTTAATGCAGATGCTAAAAGTGTAAAAGTTATTAACCTTTGCTGTCCATCAATTATATCAAAAACTTCATTTGATCCTTTTTTGTTTATTTGTTTTGATAAAACTATGGATCCACAAAAATATTCATCACTTTCTTCTATCTTGCCATTTAAAATGGCTTTTTCATATTCTTGAAATATGTCTTCTAATAGACTATTTACTTGCTCTTCTTTCCAGCTATATGGCCTTTGAAATAGTGGAATTTCAAAAATTCTACCATCTTGTGTTAATAAATTTTTTAGATTTATTAGTTCTACGCTTATACAATTAGACATTTTTATCCTTTTTATGCTACTACTCATTGCGTTTTAAGTAGTGCTCTATCTCTGTTTTAGCGCTTACAGCATCTGCTTTTTCATCATATGATATGGTGTAATAAGTTCCATCGGCAAGAAACATATGAAGTTGATAAACTGCCGGTATGGTTTTAATATTTAGTTTGCCATTGCTATCTTTTCTTCTTATTTTTTTCTCTGGAATCTTTTCTATATCTGTTTGAACAATATCTGCCATCTCTAAGTATAAATATTTAGAATTTCCAGTCAAAAAAGCCCTTCCAAGTCTTATTCTAACTAATCCAGTGTTTGAGTCAATCTCTTCGTTTTTTGGTTTGTCTTTAAACCACCATGCAACCTATAATCATTACAAAAAATCTTAACACCACATAATCCTTTCAAGATTTATAATATTTCAATTTTATCATCTACTTTTTTAAGATTAGCTAAAATCTTAAAAAATCTGTGTATATAAATAAAAATTCATAACTATAATATTTACTTTTTTAGAGGGTTTTTGAATGTATTGTTTTTGAAAATTTTAGCCTTTTTAAAAGGCTAAAATTTAAAATTATAGAAAAATTTTTAAGTTAAATAGGCATTACACGGATTTTTGGGCTAAGATTTTCTTTTAAAACTGATTCTATTGCAAAAAGCGTTCCAGTTGAACCGCTTGCACAACCACTACAAGCCCCGAGATAGCGGATATATATATCAATATATGAATCATCCGATTCTCTTATATCAACTATATCTAGATCTCCACCGTCAAATTGAAGCATAGGGCGAATTTCTTTATCTATTAAATTTTCCACGGCTTTAAATTGACCAATTGCATTTAGCTCTTCAAACGCCATATCACTTGCGTTAGGATTTGTCTTAGCATCTGCGATAGCTGATAGTTTTTCTTGTTCCATCTCAGCTCTAGTTTGAGCTAAAATATCAACTAAGTGATACTCTCTTTTTTCATGTCCGCCAGGCTTTATACAGCTTTTACAAAATCCCCCTGCTTTGGTGTATTGAGTGATTTCTTCGACTGTTTTTAAATCATTTAGTCTAATTACTTCTTTTATCGTTCCAAGGCTTACTCTTGCACACTCACATACTATTATCTCATCTTCAAAGTGTTCTGGATCTATTCCTTTATACTGTGCAGCTGCTGCTTTTATAACATCATAAGCCATAACCGAACAGTGCATCTTTTGAGGTGGTACAGCTGGAGTATCTGGGTCATCTCTCATAGCTTTTTCAACATCAATATTTGTTATTTTTACAGCTTCATCGACGGTTTTTTCGATACAAAGCTCAGCCATAGTATCACTACTTGCTATAGCGGAACCACAGCCAAAACTTCTAAATTTAGCATCTTTTATAATATTTGTTTTTTCATCAACCAACCAATAAAGCCTAACCGCGTCCCCACAGCTCTCAGCTCCAAAATCAGCAACTATTAACTTACAACCCTTTTCTTTTGCCTCTTCTTCTGTGATTTCACCCATAAATTTAGGGTTGTTCATCCTATCTTGAACTTTTTGTGAGTACTCATCCCAAAAAGAGGTGCTTATTAAATCATTTTTTGCCATTTTTTATCCTTTATTATAAACCGCTTTTATACCCTTTAGGAGCATAAGCAAACGAACTTGATATACTTCTTAATCTTACGACAGCTTTTTTTATCTCTTCTATAGCATAATCTATCTCTTCTTCTGTATTAAATCTTGAAAGTGATAGTCTAAGTGCTGTATGTGCTAAATCGTCACTTGCTCCAATTGCTTCCATTATCGGATTGCTTTCTAATGTTTCACTTGCACAAGCTGAGCCTGTTGAAGCAGCAATTCCAGCTTTATTTAAGTCCCAAAGCATCGCCTCTCCTTCAACGCCTTTTATACTTGCTAAGATTGTGTTTGGAGTTCTATGCTCTCTTTTTCCTACAACTGTAACATCTGGAATTTCTAAAAGTGCATCTTCAAGTTTGTCTCTTAGTCTTCTTACATGACTATCTTCAAAGGTTAGAAATTTATTTGCAATATCAAGAGCTTTGCCCATCGCAACTATATATGGAACATTTAGTGTTCCACTTCTTCTTCCGCCCATATGCTCACCGCCATGTAAAAGTGGGGTTAATTTTTGTGAGTTTTTAATGTAAAGCCCACCAACTCCTTTTGGTCCATGGAATTTATGTGCTGAAAAACTTAAAAAATCAACTCCTGCGTCAATCACATTTACTTTTATTTTTCCAACAGCCTGCAC
The sequence above is a segment of the Campylobacter corcagiensis genome. Coding sequences within it:
- a CDS encoding iron-sulfur cluster assembly scaffold protein NifU; this encodes MAKNDLISTSFWDEYSQKVQDRMNNPKFMGEITEEEAKEKGCKLIVADFGAESCGDAVRLYWLVDEKTNIIKDAKFRSFGCGSAIASSDTMAELCIEKTVDEAVKITNIDVEKAMRDDPDTPAVPPQKMHCSVMAYDVIKAAAAQYKGIDPEHFEDEIIVCECARVSLGTIKEVIRLNDLKTVEEITQYTKAGGFCKSCIKPGGHEKREYHLVDILAQTRAEMEQEKLSAIADAKTNPNASDMAFEELNAIGQFKAVENLIDKEIRPMLQFDGGDLDIVDIRESDDSYIDIYIRYLGACSGCASGSTGTLFAIESVLKENLSPKIRVMPI
- a CDS encoding DUF262 domain-containing protein, encoding MSNCISVELINLKNLLTQDGRIFEIPLFQRPYSWKEEQVNSLLEDIFQEYEKAILNGKIEESDEYFCGSIVLSKQINKKGSNEVFDIIDGQQRLITFTLLASALKDLYSNSNRMNEESRNLLNLTIKSKESKDPYFRIWLNNNHHTDFKSILEQYSASKKEENNYWKNKTFIMQHEFIKEIKDLNIFIKWLYYNIKFNQITCANQNTAIKIFLVLNDRGLKLFPSDILKANLISKTTNKDTKLEITQLGKYFSRTRKNRSKHK
- a CDS encoding HNH endonuclease family protein, whose product is MKDFKDLIKENLDNYQRTTTYKEILKNDIKDRKWLKPILILLEYFATDDISPNEIKINRKLQVEHILPQRKPKKNPQEFTDEERKDSIYKLGNLTLLYGRKNIQASNKSFSEKMEIYQNKDGLRTCFESTQRIYQFYTPWNPDELKNRQNEMIKKINEKLDIF
- a CDS encoding NifS family cysteine desulfurase, translating into MKKVYLDNNATTMVDPEAYEAMQPFFCEKYGNPNSLHDYGSQISPYLRKAMDQLYDGLGAGDMDDIVITSCATESNNWVLKGIYFDKIVTGEKNHIITTSVEHPAVGHTCSFLERLGVKVTRLDVNSDGLINPDDLKNAIDDKTALVSIMWANNETGAIFPIKELAGIAHERGVLFHTDAVQAVGKIKVNVIDAGVDFLSFSAHKFHGPKGVGGLYIKNSQKLTPLLHGGEHMGGRRSGTLNVPYIVAMGKALDIANKFLTFEDSHVRRLRDKLEDALLEIPDVTVVGKREHRTPNTILASIKGVEGEAMLWDLNKAGIAASTGSACASETLESNPIMEAIGASDDLAHTALRLSLSRFNTEEEIDYAIEEIKKAVVRLRSISSSFAYAPKGYKSGL